One Methanococcus aeolicus Nankai-3 DNA segment encodes these proteins:
- the comC gene encoding L-sulfolactate dehydrogenase, which yields MKITIDNKKKLIKDILMKYGINEKDAETTAKIYVEADLKGFSSHGTGRFPQTVVGLENGNINPNPNISLIKESPATATVDGDMGLGYVIGEYAMNLAIEKAKNIGIGAVATVNANHFGITGYYSEMALNHDLIGIVITNTEPAMAPFGGTEKILGTNPIAIAIKGKKYSYSLDMATASLARGKLLEAVRLGKEIPEGCVVDKEGNITTDPAKGLEGCILPFGGPKGYGLALAIEILSALGGAEMGTNVKGTANPLDKCTKGDFFVAINPEFFGDKEVFMEKVDALIEELKNSKPAEGFSILIPGEIEKMNSEKNKSGFEIDTVLYNKLKDICDKKEIDLNEYMIK from the coding sequence ATGAAAATTACAATAGATAATAAAAAGAAATTAATTAAGGACATATTAATGAAGTATGGCATAAATGAAAAAGATGCAGAAACTACGGCGAAGATATATGTTGAAGCTGATTTGAAAGGGTTTTCATCCCATGGTACGGGTAGATTCCCGCAAACTGTCGTAGGTCTTGAAAATGGAAATATAAATCCAAATCCAAATATTTCATTAATAAAAGAAAGTCCAGCAACAGCAACAGTTGATGGGGATATGGGTCTTGGGTATGTAATAGGAGAATATGCTATGAATTTAGCAATTGAAAAGGCAAAAAATATTGGAATAGGTGCAGTAGCTACTGTTAATGCAAATCATTTTGGAATTACCGGATATTATTCAGAAATGGCACTAAACCATGATTTAATAGGGATAGTGATAACCAATACAGAACCAGCCATGGCCCCATTTGGAGGGACTGAAAAAATATTGGGAACAAACCCAATAGCAATAGCAATTAAAGGAAAGAAATATTCGTATTCTCTTGATATGGCTACTGCATCACTTGCAAGAGGAAAACTGCTTGAAGCCGTGAGACTTGGAAAAGAAATTCCAGAGGGGTGCGTAGTAGATAAAGAAGGAAATATAACCACAGACCCTGCTAAGGGATTAGAAGGATGTATATTGCCATTTGGGGGTCCAAAAGGTTATGGACTTGCACTTGCCATTGAAATTCTTTCGGCATTGGGCGGTGCTGAAATGGGAACCAATGTTAAAGGAACTGCCAATCCATTAGATAAATGCACAAAAGGAGACTTTTTCGTAGCCATAAATCCAGAATTTTTTGGAGATAAGGAAGTATTTATGGAAAAAGTAGATGCCCTAATAGAAGAATTGAAAAACTCAAAACCGGCGGAAGGATTTTCCATATTAATCCCCGGAGAAATTGAAAAAATGAACTCTGAAAAAAATAAATCAGGTTTTGAAATTGATACGGTTTTATATAACAAATTAAAAGATATTTGTGATAAAAAAGAGATAGATTTAAATGAATATATGATTAAGTAA
- a CDS encoding protein translocase subunit SecF codes for MKLNYKLIALIPIILTIIAGVFTYTNGLKESIDVSGGTEITIMADNIQLDELKATLPKDVEIRTAKSSSGTFVIITAGKNADIGEIDKNLRNFFNVNNLNELQYSQKQIGASLSSQFWRDGLTAVGFAFAFMAIVVWMTFRTPIPSAAVVLAAVSDIILAVAGMSLFNIPISTATVAALLMLLGYSVDTDIMLTTKILKRRKGTLDERIKESMRTGITMSMTTIIAMFVLYMVVVYIVPAADILKNISAVILFGLIADLMTTWMTNVGILRYYVERKKKN; via the coding sequence ATGAAGCTAAATTATAAACTAATAGCACTGATACCCATCATATTAACCATAATAGCGGGTGTTTTCACATATACTAATGGATTAAAAGAAAGTATAGATGTTAGTGGCGGAACTGAAATTACAATAATGGCAGACAATATTCAACTTGATGAGTTAAAGGCCACCCTTCCAAAAGATGTTGAAATAAGAACTGCCAAATCCTCTTCGGGGACATTTGTGATAATAACAGCAGGCAAAAATGCCGATATTGGCGAAATAGATAAAAATCTGAGAAATTTTTTCAATGTCAATAATTTAAATGAGCTCCAATATTCCCAAAAACAAATTGGTGCATCATTAAGTTCCCAATTTTGGAGGGATGGTCTAACAGCAGTTGGATTTGCCTTCGCATTTATGGCCATTGTGGTATGGATGACATTTAGAACGCCAATTCCAAGCGCTGCGGTTGTCCTTGCAGCAGTTTCAGACATAATATTGGCAGTAGCAGGAATGAGTTTATTCAATATACCAATATCAACGGCTACTGTGGCGGCTTTATTAATGTTACTTGGTTATAGTGTTGATACAGACATTATGTTAACAACAAAAATATTGAAAAGAAGAAAAGGAACGCTGGACGAAAGAATAAAAGAGTCAATGAGAACGGGAATAACAATGTCTATGACTACCATAATTGCAATGTTTGTACTCTATATGGTTGTAGTATATATTGTCCCAGCCGCAGACATATTGAAAAATATTTCAGCAGTTATATTATTTGGATTAATTGCGGATTTAATGACAACATGGATGACAAATGTTGGAATATTAAGATATTATGTTGAACGAAAAAAGAAAAATTAA
- a CDS encoding preprotein translocase subunit SecD: MNLLKDTKTLILIGFIIASVLLIAFKGVSYGVDLSGGSIIVLKTEKVLSESEMATTTEILSSRLNANGLSDISVYPRGTSEIVVEIPKGVDLERIKQILTQQGVFYAKIDGKIAYTGQDVAYVQEPGMTGNGYGVNFKLTNDGAKKFAEVAYGMGGTPVELYMDDKLISSPVLSQGLADGNLHPDQVITVAGSSPTKDDENEAWMIYTSLKSGSLPVKVNIEYISSVSPTLGEEFIKGSIIAGLFAFLAVGVVIAVRYKTPTIVIPILITCISEVLIILGFASLIGWKLDLASIAGIVASVGTGVDDQIVITDETISGESNRIKRSMNRAFFIIFAAAGTTIAAMLPLFFMSIGMLRGFAITTIVGVLIGIFITRPAFASMIKYVMKKYNY, from the coding sequence ATGAACCTATTAAAAGATACCAAAACATTAATACTAATAGGATTTATTATCGCATCTGTGCTATTAATCGCATTTAAAGGAGTATCTTATGGTGTTGATTTAAGCGGGGGTTCGATAATAGTTCTAAAAACAGAAAAAGTATTGTCTGAAAGCGAAATGGCTACTACGACAGAAATATTGTCAAGTAGGTTAAATGCCAATGGTTTGAGCGATATATCTGTATATCCTCGTGGAACCAGTGAAATAGTTGTCGAGATTCCAAAAGGCGTAGATTTAGAAAGAATAAAGCAAATATTAACTCAACAGGGAGTATTTTATGCCAAAATAGATGGAAAAATTGCATACACTGGGCAGGATGTAGCTTATGTCCAGGAACCTGGAATGACCGGAAATGGATATGGGGTTAATTTTAAACTTACAAATGATGGGGCCAAAAAATTCGCCGAAGTTGCATATGGAATGGGGGGAACTCCTGTTGAATTATATATGGATGATAAATTAATAAGTAGTCCAGTATTATCCCAGGGTCTTGCAGATGGAAACCTTCACCCCGACCAGGTGATAACGGTGGCAGGAAGTAGCCCTACAAAAGATGACGAAAATGAAGCATGGATGATATATACATCGCTAAAATCTGGTTCGCTCCCCGTTAAAGTTAATATAGAATATATAAGTTCGGTATCTCCAACATTAGGAGAAGAATTTATAAAAGGTTCCATAATAGCAGGATTATTTGCATTCCTTGCAGTTGGTGTAGTTATTGCAGTTAGGTATAAAACGCCCACAATAGTTATTCCAATATTAATCACCTGTATATCTGAGGTATTAATTATTTTAGGATTTGCATCACTTATCGGGTGGAAATTAGACCTTGCGTCTATTGCAGGAATTGTTGCATCAGTTGGGACTGGTGTAGATGACCAAATTGTAATTACTGATGAAACCATTTCAGGAGAAAGCAATAGAATTAAAAGAAGTATGAACAGGGCATTCTTTATTATATTCGCAGCAGCAGGAACCACAATAGCTGCAATGTTACCATTATTCTTTATGAGTATAGGTATGTTAAGAGGTTTTGCCATAACTACAATAGTTGGTGTTTTAATTGGTATATTTATCACAAGACCTGCATTTGCAAGTATGATAAAATATGTAATGAAAAAATATAATTATTAA
- a CDS encoding flippase-like domain-containing protein — protein MRTKIKKILKNILLWGLGFSIIFLIINYIGISDVISIFLSINIAIYLFAIILYFIMVFTIVIRWKYLLNMNNYNASLKNLFLLSMMGQFINNITPSMKGGSEPFRAHYLSKLENIPKHISYSSVAIERLLDTIVFLILSLFLIVYFVSNGIQYANFLILMWGIVMGISLLLIYLAMHKSLLYKCILKILKIGSIFSISYHIDEEGIKKSIKLFQDNIRLFNKNKSKMAIPFILSFMWWILDIIRVYILFIAIKSNISYIGVISTYLVSLLAGMVPTLPGGLGASDAVMIGMYSLFEIPQSEAAAGAILDRSISYGLATIVGALSFKIIKDKAKKLKNK, from the coding sequence ATGAGAACAAAGATAAAAAAAATATTAAAAAATATATTGTTGTGGGGGTTAGGTTTTAGCATAATATTTTTAATTATTAATTATATTGGTATTTCGGATGTAATTTCTATATTTTTATCGATTAATATAGCAATATATTTATTTGCTATTATTTTATATTTTATAATGGTATTTACAATCGTAATTCGGTGGAAATATTTACTCAATATGAATAATTATAATGCTTCGCTAAAAAATTTATTTTTATTATCTATGATGGGACAATTTATTAATAATATTACCCCCTCTATGAAGGGGGGCAGTGAGCCATTTAGAGCACATTATTTATCTAAATTAGAAAATATTCCAAAACATATATCCTATTCAAGTGTAGCCATTGAAAGGTTATTGGATACAATTGTATTTCTAATATTATCATTATTTTTAATTGTTTATTTTGTAAGTAATGGAATACAATATGCAAATTTTCTCATATTAATGTGGGGAATTGTTATGGGCATATCATTGCTATTGATATATTTGGCAATGCACAAATCACTGCTTTATAAATGTATCTTAAAAATATTAAAAATAGGCTCAATATTTTCAATATCTTACCATATCGACGAAGAGGGGATAAAAAAATCCATAAAATTATTTCAAGATAACATTAGATTATTTAATAAAAATAAATCAAAAATGGCAATTCCTTTTATATTATCTTTTATGTGGTGGATATTAGATATTATTAGAGTATATATATTATTTATTGCAATAAAAAGTAATATTTCATATATTGGAGTAATTTCAACATATTTGGTATCATTACTTGCTGGAATGGTGCCGACACTACCTGGTGGTTTGGGGGCTTCTGATGCCGTAATGATTGGAATGTATTCTTTATTCGAGATTCCTCAGTCGGAAGCTGCCGCAGGAGCTATATTGGATAGAAGTATATCTTATGGACTTGCCACTATTGTTGGAGCACTATCATTCAAAATAATAAAAGACAAAGCAAAAAAACTAAAAAATAAGTGA
- a CDS encoding DUF2120 domain-containing protein → MMINVTTGRIIKSLEAFKGSKPIYEKNGLLIVRSVCRDKKFEEFDSIKEYLKSKLVENKLELPDDEDINIFIEKIDEKIGEGSDIYPDAFGFEMLKKSFENMGCECDYIIGKKGELFVGICLWYDKVVKKPIFVEVICC, encoded by the coding sequence ATGATGATAAATGTAACAACTGGAAGAATAATAAAATCTCTTGAAGCATTTAAAGGTTCAAAACCCATTTATGAAAAAAATGGACTATTAATAGTTAGAAGTGTATGTAGAGATAAAAAATTTGAAGAATTTGATTCAATTAAAGAATATCTTAAAAGTAAGTTGGTAGAAAATAAGTTGGAGCTCCCAGATGATGAAGATATTAACATATTTATTGAAAAAATTGATGAAAAAATTGGAGAAGGTAGCGACATATATCCTGATGCCTTTGGATTTGAAATGTTAAAAAAATCTTTTGAAAATATGGGTTGTGAATGTGATTATATTATTGGAAAAAAAGGAGAATTATTTGTTGGAATATGTTTATGGTATGATAAAGTAGTAAAAAAACCCATATTTGTAGAAGTTATATGTTGCTAA
- the hypB gene encoding hydrogenase nickel incorporation protein HypB produces the protein MHFVSVADIGKDLLKVNKKRADKIRKLLNENNIIAFDFMGATGSGKTLLIEKLIDNLKDKYNVACIAGDVIAKYDADRLKRHGVQVIPLNTGKECHLDAHLVKHAFNDLDLENIDILFIENVGNLICPADFDLGTHKRIVVISVTEGDDTVEKHPEIFKTADLTIINKIDIADAVGADPIKMREDAKKLNKEMGVLLTSIKNNEGIDKVIEFIEKTKTKY, from the coding sequence ATGCATTTTGTCAGTGTGGCAGATATCGGAAAAGATTTATTAAAAGTAAATAAAAAACGAGCAGATAAAATTAGAAAATTATTAAATGAAAATAATATAATTGCATTTGACTTTATGGGGGCAACAGGTAGTGGAAAAACCCTTTTAATAGAAAAATTAATAGATAATTTAAAGGATAAATATAATGTGGCCTGTATTGCAGGAGATGTAATAGCAAAATATGATGCAGATAGATTAAAACGACATGGAGTGCAAGTGATACCATTAAATACAGGAAAAGAATGTCATTTAGATGCCCATTTAGTTAAACATGCTTTTAATGATTTAGATTTAGAGAATATCGATATATTATTTATAGAAAATGTAGGAAATCTCATATGTCCTGCTGATTTTGATTTAGGAACTCATAAAAGAATAGTGGTTATTAGCGTAACCGAAGGAGACGATACAGTAGAAAAACATCCGGAAATATTTAAAACAGCAGATTTAACCATTATAAATAAAATAGATATTGCAGACGCCGTAGGAGCTGACCCAATAAAGATGCGAGAAGATGCAAAAAAGTTAAATAAAGAAATGGGAGTATTATTAACATCTATAAAAAATAATGAAGGAATAGATAAAGTAATAGAATTTATAGAGAAAACTAAAACGAAATATTAA
- a CDS encoding site-2 protease family protein: MMDLFKFNSIEIRDLAVSTFAIALIFAWNGGSIIPIINMNFIITFIVILIAVGTGFVLHELAHRTVARHFGAISEFRAWYNGLAIALVLKILIGTTFIAPGAVYIWKDYLTSRENGLISIAGPLTNVALAIVFYMFYLMHIPIISDIGYHGYYINIFLAGFNMIPIPPFDGSKILSWNPKIYLLTTIPLAYLIFFH, from the coding sequence ATGATGGATTTATTTAAATTTAATTCTATTGAAATTAGAGATTTGGCAGTTTCAACTTTTGCAATTGCTTTAATATTTGCCTGGAATGGCGGGAGCATAATTCCCATAATAAATATGAATTTTATAATTACATTTATAGTAATACTTATCGCCGTTGGAACTGGTTTTGTATTGCATGAATTGGCACATAGAACAGTAGCCAGACATTTTGGAGCAATAAGCGAATTTAGAGCTTGGTATAATGGATTAGCTATTGCATTGGTATTAAAAATACTTATTGGAACAACATTTATAGCCCCTGGTGCTGTTTATATTTGGAAAGATTATTTAACATCTCGTGAAAATGGATTAATCTCTATTGCTGGACCACTTACAAATGTAGCTTTGGCTATTGTATTTTATATGTTTTATTTAATGCATATTCCGATAATATCGGACATAGGATACCATGGATACTACATAAACATATTTCTTGCTGGATTCAACATGATACCGATACCACCATTTGATGGAAGTAAAATTTTAAGTTGGAATCCAAAAATTTATTTATTAACTACAATTCCATTGGCATATTTGATATTTTTCCATTAA
- a CDS encoding segregation/condensation protein A yields MEYNNNTNNNTEQNNDNNEIYKDGGFELWIRIIKESIDKKNIEPWNINISEIADEYIKTIRELRQFDIRLSADVVLVGSVLLRMKSQILYGECENTFNDDKEDLEIESEGEEFGEYYEDDNNIEINENLEDKNDKKGKKGKKEKTITFNDLINTLKSELDKAKKPKKFKNKTKGTAAVFELMEDLEEEEDISDIMEYLLKELHCGEIIFQKKFQNPKDIVKNFLPSLYLANDGTIEIYQKELFKEIILKCK; encoded by the coding sequence ATGGAATATAATAACAATACAAATAACAATACAGAACAAAACAATGATAATAACGAAATTTACAAAGATGGGGGTTTTGAGCTCTGGATTAGGATTATTAAGGAAAGTATTGATAAAAAAAATATAGAGCCGTGGAATATCAATATATCCGAAATAGCTGATGAATATATAAAAACTATCAGGGAGCTCCGTCAATTTGATATAAGATTGTCCGCCGATGTGGTGCTTGTTGGTAGTGTGCTATTAAGAATGAAATCACAAATATTATATGGGGAATGTGAAAACACATTCAATGATGACAAAGAAGACCTAGAAATAGAATCCGAAGGTGAAGAATTTGGAGAATATTACGAAGATGACAACAATATCGAAATAAACGAAAATTTAGAAGACAAAAATGATAAAAAGGGGAAAAAAGGGAAAAAGGAAAAAACAATTACATTTAATGATTTAATTAATACATTAAAATCCGAACTTGATAAAGCCAAAAAACCTAAAAAATTCAAAAATAAAACAAAAGGAACTGCTGCTGTGTTTGAACTTATGGAGGACCTTGAAGAGGAAGAAGATATTTCTGATATAATGGAATATCTTTTAAAGGAGCTCCACTGCGGAGAGATTATATTTCAAAAAAAATTCCAAAATCCAAAAGATATTGTAAAGAATTTTTTACCCTCCCTTTATCTTGCAAACGATGGAACCATTGAAATTTATCAGAAAGAATTATTTAAAGAGATTATTTTAAAATGTAAATAA
- the thsA gene encoding thermosome subunit alpha, translating into MSGPTNVMPEHVKRYMGRDAQRMNILAGRIIAETVRSTLGPKGMDKMLVDDLGDIVITNDGVTILKEMSVEHPAAKMLIEVAKTQEKEVGDGTTSAVIVAGELLRKAEELLDQNVHPTMIIKGYQLALGKVQSILKDMATTVDVEDKELLKKIAMTAITGKGAEKAKGHIAEIIVDAVTSVVDGDGKIDTDLIKIEKKEGIAVEETSLIKGILIDKERVNPQMPKKVEDAKIALLNCPIEIKSTETDAKISITDPTKMMEFIEQEEKMLKDMVEEIKASGANVLVCQKGIDDLAQHYLAKAGILAIRRVKKSDIEKLTKATGANIISNIKDLTADDLGEAGVVVEEKVAGDNMIFVKECKHPKAVTILVRGTTEHVVDEVARAIDDAIGVVSCTIEDGKIVAGGGAVEVETAMRLREFADSVSGREQLAVKGFADALEVIPRTLAENAGLDAIEMLVNLRAKHATEGSTTFGLNVLTGEVEDMAANGVVEPLRVKTQAIQSATESAEMLLRIDDVIAAEKLGGGDMPADMGGMGGMGGMPGMM; encoded by the coding sequence ATGTCAGGACCTACAAATGTAATGCCAGAACATGTAAAAAGATACATGGGAAGAGATGCTCAAAGAATGAACATATTAGCAGGAAGAATTATTGCGGAAACAGTTAGATCAACATTAGGGCCAAAAGGAATGGACAAAATGTTAGTTGATGATTTAGGGGACATAGTTATCACAAACGACGGTGTAACAATCTTAAAAGAAATGAGTGTTGAACACCCAGCTGCAAAAATGTTAATTGAAGTAGCTAAAACACAGGAGAAGGAAGTAGGTGACGGAACCACATCCGCAGTTATCGTAGCAGGAGAATTATTAAGAAAAGCAGAAGAATTATTAGACCAAAATGTTCATCCAACAATGATAATCAAAGGATACCAGTTAGCACTTGGAAAAGTTCAGAGCATATTAAAAGATATGGCTACAACAGTTGATGTAGAAGATAAAGAATTATTAAAGAAAATTGCCATGACTGCAATTACAGGAAAAGGAGCTGAAAAGGCAAAAGGACATATAGCAGAAATCATTGTAGATGCTGTAACCTCAGTTGTTGATGGAGATGGTAAAATCGACACAGACCTCATAAAAATAGAGAAAAAAGAAGGAATTGCTGTTGAGGAAACATCACTAATTAAAGGAATCTTAATCGACAAAGAAAGAGTAAATCCACAAATGCCTAAAAAAGTTGAAGATGCAAAAATCGCATTATTAAACTGCCCAATTGAAATAAAAAGCACAGAAACAGATGCAAAAATCAGCATAACCGACCCTACGAAAATGATGGAATTCATTGAACAAGAAGAAAAAATGTTAAAAGACATGGTTGAAGAAATAAAAGCATCTGGTGCTAATGTATTAGTATGTCAAAAAGGAATTGATGACTTAGCTCAGCACTACCTAGCAAAAGCTGGAATATTAGCAATTAGAAGAGTTAAAAAATCAGACATTGAAAAATTAACAAAAGCGACAGGAGCTAACATTATTTCAAACATTAAAGATTTAACAGCTGATGATTTAGGGGAAGCTGGCGTTGTAGTAGAAGAAAAAGTTGCCGGAGACAATATGATATTTGTAAAAGAATGCAAACACCCAAAAGCTGTTACAATCTTAGTTAGAGGAACAACAGAGCATGTAGTTGATGAAGTAGCAAGAGCTATTGATGATGCTATTGGAGTTGTTTCATGCACAATCGAAGATGGAAAAATAGTAGCAGGTGGTGGAGCTGTTGAAGTTGAAACTGCTATGAGATTAAGAGAATTCGCTGACTCCGTAAGCGGAAGAGAGCAATTAGCAGTTAAAGGATTTGCTGACGCTTTGGAAGTAATACCAAGAACACTAGCAGAAAATGCTGGATTAGATGCTATTGAAATGTTAGTTAATTTAAGAGCTAAACATGCAACAGAAGGAAGCACAACATTTGGATTAAATGTATTAACCGGAGAAGTTGAAGATATGGCTGCAAATGGAGTAGTTGAACCATTAAGAGTTAAAACACAAGCTATACAATCTGCAACAGAATCCGCTGAAATGTTATTAAGAATTGACGATGTAATTGCTGCTGAAAAATTAGGCGGTGGAGATATGCCTGCTGATATGGGCGGAATGGGAGGAATGGGCGGTATGCCAGGAATGATGTAA
- a CDS encoding prephenate dehydrogenase: MIISIIGGTDGLGKWFAKYLSSKGYSVIVSGRDKEKGEAVEKELGVIYTQDNIEATKKGDIVILAVPINITEWMIKELAPHVRENCVLMDITSIKEIPTKAMLKYAKKDTFIMPTHPMFGPSTPSLRRQVVILTPPTKEHENNPWFIKIKNFFEEEGARVIIIPPEKHDKIMGVVQGLTHYSYIVLGSTLRELNIDIKESRKYASPIYELMINIIARIIGQNPYLYADIQMHNPQINDIHQTFINECEKIKEIVENNDREAFAKLMKESSKHFGNETIKGMNYSDKAVGAITREVDKLKKSIGKEAGLKHAYSNKVHFGIVKDVVDDFIILDKQGKDLKLSIANTNLMTKEELKQWKEANLKKYYNDISFLFKDNIDIDIILELLKSKYNIEIIDVYKGAPIQEGYKSITFRIYSFKKQDLENLRSSLIRTVENIGGIKRYNTDILN; the protein is encoded by the coding sequence ATGATAATATCAATAATAGGCGGAACAGATGGATTAGGGAAATGGTTTGCAAAATATTTAAGCAGTAAAGGATATTCTGTAATAGTTAGTGGTAGAGATAAAGAAAAAGGAGAAGCAGTTGAAAAAGAATTGGGGGTAATATATACGCAGGACAATATTGAAGCCACAAAAAAAGGAGATATTGTAATTTTGGCAGTTCCTATAAATATTACTGAATGGATGATTAAAGAGTTGGCACCCCATGTAAGGGAAAATTGTGTTTTAATGGATATTACCTCTATAAAAGAAATTCCAACAAAGGCCATGTTAAAATATGCAAAAAAAGATACATTTATAATGCCCACCCATCCAATGTTTGGACCTTCTACGCCATCTTTAAGAAGGCAGGTTGTTATATTAACACCACCTACCAAGGAACATGAAAATAACCCCTGGTTTATTAAAATAAAAAACTTTTTTGAAGAAGAGGGGGCCCGGGTAATTATAATTCCACCAGAAAAACATGATAAAATTATGGGCGTTGTTCAGGGACTAACTCATTATTCATATATAGTTCTTGGTTCGACATTAAGGGAGTTGAATATAGATATAAAAGAATCGCGAAAATACGCCTCCCCAATATATGAATTAATGATAAATATTATAGCAAGAATTATTGGGCAAAATCCTTATTTGTATGCCGATATACAGATGCACAATCCACAAATAAATGATATTCATCAAACATTTATAAATGAGTGCGAAAAAATAAAGGAAATAGTTGAAAACAACGACAGAGAAGCATTTGCAAAACTAATGAAAGAATCCTCAAAACACTTTGGAAATGAAACTATAAAAGGAATGAATTATTCTGATAAAGCCGTAGGGGCAATAACTCGGGAAGTAGATAAGCTAAAAAAATCAATTGGTAAAGAGGCTGGTTTAAAACATGCCTACTCCAATAAAGTTCATTTTGGAATTGTGAAAGATGTAGTTGATGATTTTATAATATTGGATAAACAAGGCAAGGATTTAAAATTAAGCATTGCAAATACCAATTTAATGACAAAAGAAGAATTAAAACAATGGAAGGAGGCAAATTTAAAAAAATATTATAATGATATTTCATTTTTATTTAAAGATAATATAGACATTGATATAATACTAGAATTATTAAAAAGTAAATATAATATTGAAATAATTGATGTTTATAAAGGAGCTCCCATACAGGAAGGATATAAAAGTATCACATTTAGAATATATTCATTTAAAAAACAAGATTTAGAAAATTTGAGGAGCTCCCTTATAAGAACTGTGGAAAATATTGGAGGAATTAAACGATACAATACAGATATTTTAAATTAA
- the hmd gene encoding 5,10-methenyltetrahydromethanopterin hydrogenase: MKVAILGAGCYRSHAACGITNFSRAAEVANKVGIPEITMTHSTITMGAELLHLVDEIDEVVVSDPCFAEEPGLIIIDEFDCKEVMEAHLAGKAEDVMPAIRDAVKAKAKDSPKPPKGCIHFVNPEKVGLKVTSDDREAIEGADIVITWLPKGGSQPAIIEKFVDAIKEGAIVTHACTIPTPKFAKIFKDLGREDLNIVSFHPGCVPEMKGQVYLSEGYASEEAVEKLYKIAKISRGTAFKMPANLISPVCDMGSAVTAPVYAAILSYRDAVTNILGAPADFAQMMADEAITQMLELMRNEGIQNMENKLNPGALTGTADSMCFGPLSELLPASLKVLEEHKK, encoded by the coding sequence TTGAAAGTAGCAATATTAGGAGCAGGATGTTATAGGTCCCATGCAGCATGTGGTATTACAAACTTTTCAAGAGCAGCAGAAGTTGCAAATAAAGTAGGAATTCCGGAAATAACAATGACTCATTCAACTATCACGATGGGGGCAGAATTATTACATTTAGTAGATGAAATTGATGAAGTTGTTGTTTCAGACCCATGCTTTGCAGAAGAACCGGGTTTAATTATAATTGACGAATTTGACTGTAAAGAAGTAATGGAAGCTCATTTAGCAGGAAAAGCAGAGGATGTAATGCCAGCTATTAGGGATGCTGTTAAAGCTAAGGCAAAAGATTCGCCAAAACCACCAAAAGGATGTATCCACTTTGTTAATCCAGAAAAAGTTGGATTAAAAGTTACATCAGACGACAGAGAAGCTATTGAAGGAGCCGATATAGTAATTACATGGTTACCAAAAGGAGGAAGCCAGCCAGCAATTATTGAAAAATTCGTAGATGCAATAAAAGAAGGAGCTATTGTAACACATGCATGCACCATTCCAACACCAAAATTCGCAAAAATCTTTAAAGATTTAGGAAGAGAAGATTTAAACATTGTATCATTCCATCCAGGATGTGTTCCTGAAATGAAAGGACAAGTATATTTATCAGAAGGATATGCTAGTGAAGAAGCTGTTGAGAAATTATACAAAATCGCAAAAATATCAAGAGGAACAGCATTTAAAATGCCAGCTAACTTAATTAGTCCTGTATGTGATATGGGTTCAGCTGTTACAGCACCAGTTTATGCTGCAATATTATCATACAGAGATGCAGTTACAAACATTTTAGGAGCTCCTGCTGATTTCGCTCAAATGATGGCAGACGAAGCTATTACTCAAATGTTAGAATTAATGAGAAATGAAGGAATACAAAATATGGAAAACAAATTAAACCCAGGAGCATTAACCGGAACAGCAGACAGTATGTGCTTTGGTCCATTGTCAGAATTACTTCCAGCTTCATTGAAAGTTCTCGAAGAACACAAAAAATAA